A genomic region of Stigmatopora nigra isolate UIUO_SnigA chromosome 16, RoL_Snig_1.1, whole genome shotgun sequence contains the following coding sequences:
- the topbp1 gene encoding LOW QUALITY PROTEIN: DNA topoisomerase 2-binding protein 1 (The sequence of the model RefSeq protein was modified relative to this genomic sequence to represent the inferred CDS: substituted 1 base at 1 genomic stop codon) produces MSKLKKEVFVVKIVESKGQSSEYAAKAYEAIMELQSEKYIEKIDEDAVFKMKEKDKSLFVFSDFDCPAFHHCKKLGCRIVSPLVVVFCLQHERCVPKADKPVYNMAMADVNISCTNLDKAARAEVMDLIQLMGGDVYLDLGKSITHLIAGQVGSKKYLVAANLGKPILLPSWVQTCWEKSQNSLFRYTELPMDQHLCPVLLGCTVCVTGLSSAERKEVQRQCERHGASYTGQLKLNECTHLIASEPSGPKYECARKWNVFCVALPWLLDSIEKGYCQDEARYAVEGGGRRKSKMASTPVNSEKNDAGVSLLSLSHISVNVSSTVNQTALTDATITGMEPPDPLDNLDLTLCPTEDVLDGCKLYLCGFPAKKLEKLRRLVNAGGGLRFNQPTEDLTHVVVGEAEEELKLFLSKASHRPHVVTLPWLLDSISKGRLLPEEDFFHPDCLPSEALATPTRRTPMSALSFQSPAGSPSTPSQTEAEQELLSQYMDDHTTIVDVAPPLAEERGVPDREVTAPEGTEALIFAGKRFLLRGFGPEAEGQLSQMLMENGGRVLVGGTRAVADYAVVPLLGCPVEVTVDEVVTDTWLVTCVEEERLLEVSSNPLFAPVPVMEGRLPLKDCVLSLSQFTGAERDSLVELAKHLGANVQDYFVRFANPSKGVLASTHLVLQTPDGTKYQASKKWGLPAVSRQWIMASASNGVKADPQRFLVDRPPSPPETQEDDFVGASQKTPAAPPQQAVHSPIIPPPGRQDGKALTPLDVARFRSEAFRSAMKKMAPHKTPAPPPREAGHSPLLRPRGGKAVTPLDVGRFRSDAFRSAVNQLKSDVGTPVGQSGGGGVGNPPAKEPSLQLDTPSRFLRKDQLFRPSFNFKETWGGVDTPVARSKPGEKTETPLTEVIRRNMNAALGRFGDLADAQAVSASPQLDSPRKEEVRREAGPLSGVVICVGKKLSKTQSELNATAASLGADFRWSCDDSVTHYVYHARANDNSREYRGAKERGLHLVSPLWLDACAEEQRRVPESLYPCTYNPKMSLDLSQVPANSETSPPLTRTQRRSSAVDKPSPDPIPEPEAAENDDDVDELTEKSEASQTRQMREDLQKALQEVMTATKRTPALLGRKGPARGDSASENSGGCRRTLEALRAAATDPNTEPSQSEQIVWDDPTAREERAKLADNMQWPGSPSQYSPPPSNHKRAFKDSVSDSDLLEKAASDVIEREMAKHFEEEPPNKVVTPDVPKSPPRFQLSSLDSQDRVRYSQLIQELGGVILDTLSFDPSCSHIIVGKPIRNEKYLAAMAAGKWILHRSYLEACRDQGHFLPEDEHEWGSSSVLDTLPSVSSQERCLALAAMRWRKSLRGPSKHGVQKNSHPDSHEPLFXTRLTPPTFLQGAFSGWTVMLNIDQGREAGFRRLLESGGATVLPSASRSAYATATHLFADFGRLRPGDFRVDVSEASAQGVSCLRPDYIADYLMQEPIPPTTRYLLEEDVGGGGEAASLRKRKGSGQSSRLKKSRLQ; encoded by the exons ATGTCGAAATTAAAGAAGGAGGTTTTCGTCGTCAAGATTGTCGAAAGTAAAGGACAAAGTTCGGAATATGCTGCCAAAGCTTATGAg GCCATTATGGAGCTTCAGTCCGAAAAGTACATTGAGAAGATTGACGAGGATGCTGTATTCAAAATGAAGGAAAAGGACAAATCCCTGTTTGTCTTCAGCGACTTTGACTGTCCCGCGTTCCACCACtgcaaaaaa CTTGGCTGCCGAATCGTGAGTCCTCTGGTGGTGGTCTTCTGCCTTCAGCACGAACGTTGCGTCCCCAAAGCGGACAAGCCGGTCTACAACATGGCCATGGCTGACGTCAACATCTCCTGCACCAACCTGGATAAAGCAGCCAGG GCGGAGGTGATGGATCTAATCCAGCTCATGGGCGGGGACGTTTACCTGGACCTGGGCAAGTCCATCACCCACCTGATCGCCGGCCAGGTGGGCAGCAAGAAGTACCTGGTGGCCGCCAACTTGGGAAAACCCATCCTGCTTCCTTCCTGGGTCCAAACCTGTTGGGAGAAATCGCAAAACAG TTTGTTCAGGTATACGGAGCTTCCCATGGACCAGCACCTCTGTCCGGTTCTTCTGGGCTGTACCGTGTGCGTGACGGGGCTGTCCAGCGCCGAACGCAAGGAAGTCCAACGTCAGTGCGAGCGACACGGCGCTAGCTACACGGGGCAGCTGAAATTGAACGAGTGCACTCATCTCATCGCCAGCGAGCCGTCGG GCCCAAAGTACGAGTGCGCTCGCAAATGGAACGTATTTTGCGTGGCCCTGCCCTGGCTTTTGGACAGCATCGAGAAGGGTTACTGCCAGGATGAGGCTCGCTACGCCGTGGAGGGCGGCGGGCGCCGGAAATCCAAGATGGCGTCCACCCCGGTCAATTCGGAGAAAAATGATG cgGGCGTTTCTCTGCTGAGTTTGAGCCACATCTCCGTCAACGTCAGCTCCACGGTCAACCAAACGGCCCTAACCGACGCCACCATTACCGGAATGGAACCTCCGGATCCCTTAGACAATCTGGATCTGACTCTGTGTCCCACCGAGGACGTCTTGGACGGCTGCAAG TTGTACCTGTGCGGCTTCCCCGCCAAGAAACTGGAGAAGCTTCGTCGTCTGGTGAACGCGGGAGGCGGTCTTCGCTTCAACCAACCCACAGAAGACCTCACTCACGTGGTCGTGGGAGAAGCGGAAGAGGAGCTGAAGCTTTTCCTCTCCAAAGCCAGCCACAG ACCTCACGTGGTGACGCTGCCGTGGCTTCTGGACAGCATCTCCAAAGGTCGACTCCTCCCGGAAGAGGACTTTTTCCACCCCGACTGTCTGCCAAGCGAGGCCCTGGCCACGCCCACCCGCCGTACGCCGATGTCGGCGCTCTCCTTCCAATCCCCCGCCGGCAGTCCGAGCACCCCGAGTCAGACGGAGGCGGAGCAAGAGCTTCTCTCGCAGTACATGGACGACCACACGACCATCG TTGACGTGGCGCCGCCGCTGGCCGAGGAAAGGGGCGTCCCGGACCGCGAAGTGACCGCACCGGAGGGCACGGAGGCGCTCATCTTTGCCGGGAAACGCTTCCTGTTGCGAGGCTTCGGTCCCGAGGCCGAAGGACAGCTCTCCCAGATGTTGATGGAAAATGGCGGGCGGGTTCTGGTGGGCGGAACGCGCGCCGTGGCCGACTACGCCGTGGTGCCGCTGTTGGGATGTCCCGTGGAGGTGACGGTGGACGAGGTGGTCACCGACACGTGGCTG GTGACGTGCGTGGAGGAAGAGCGCCTCCTAGAGGTCTCGTCCAATCCTCTGTTCGCGCCCGTTCCCGTGATGGAGGGACGACTCCCCCTCAAGGATTGCGTCCTCTCGCTCAGCCAGTTCACGGGAGCTGAGAGGGATTCGCTGGTGGAGCTGGCCAAGCACCTGGGCGCCAA TGTGCAGGACTACTTTGTGCGCTTCGCCAACCCCTCCAAAGGAGTTTTGGCCAGCACGCACCTGGTCCTCCAGACCCCCGACGGCACCAAGTATCAGGCGTCCAAGAAGTGGGGTCTCCCGGCCGTCTCCCGCCAGTGGATCATGGCGTCGGCCAGCAACGGGGTCAAGGCCGACCCTCAGCGCTTCCTGGTGGACCGCCCGCCTTCCCCGCCGG aGACGCAGGAGGACGACTTTGTGGGCGCCTCCCAGAAGACCCCTGCAGCCCCTCCCCAACAGGCGGTCCACTCACCGATCATCCCGCCCCCGGGGCGCCAAGACGGCAAGGCGCTCACGCCGCTGGACGTGGCACGTTTCCGGAGCGAGGCTTTCCGATCCGCCATGAAGAAGATGGCCCCCCACAAGACCCCCGCGCCCCCTCCCCGAGAGGCGGGCCACTCGCCGTTGCTGCGTCCCCGGGGCGGCAAGGCCGTCACGCCGCTAGACGTGGGACGCTTCCGGAGCGACGCTTTTCGATCCGCCGTCAACCAACTCAAGTCTGATGTCGGCACCCCCGTCGGCCAATCGGGAGGAGGCGGCGTGGGGAACCCCCCGGCCAAGGAGCCCTCTCTGCAACTGGACACCCCGTCCCGCTTCCTCAGGAAGGACCAACTCTTCAGGCCTTCGTTCAATTTCAAG GAAACCTGGGGCGGCGTGGACACTCCGGTGGCCAGATCCAAACCGGGCGAGAAGACGGAGACGCCGTTGACGGAGGTCATCCGCAGGAACATGAACGCGGCCCTGGGTCGCTTCGGCGACTTGGCCGACGCCCAGGCGGTCTCCGCCAGTCCCCAGTTGGACAGTCCTCGGAAGGAG GAGGTCCGAAGGGAAGCCGGCCCCCTGAGCGGCGTGGTCATCTGCGTGGGCAAAAAGCTGAGCAAGACGCAGAGCGAGCTCAACGCCACGGCCGCCTCGCTCGGCGCCGACTTCAG GTGGTCCTGCGACGATTCCGTCACGCACTACGTCTACCACGCCCGAGCCAACGACAACAGCCGAGAATACCGCGGCGCCAAGGAGAGGGGGCTGCACCTGGTCTCGCCACTCTGGCTGGACGCC TGTGCCGAGGAGCAGAGGCGGGTCCCGGAGTCCCTGTACCCTTGCACCTACAACCCCAAGATGAGCCTGGACCTCAGTCAAGTTCCCGCCAACTCGGAGACGTCGCCCCCTCTGACGCGGACGCAGCGACGGAGCTCGGCGGTCGACAAACCAAGCCCGGATCCGATTCCCGAGCCGGAGGCGGCGGAAAACGATGACGACGTAGACGAGCTCACGGAAAAGAGCG AAGCTTCTCAGACTCGACAGATGAGAGAAGACCTGCAGAAGGCCCTCCAAGAGGTCATGACTGCCACCAAGCGGACGCCGGCGCTGCTGGGTCGGAAGGGGCCGGCCAGGGGGGACTCCGCCTCCGAGAATTCCGGCGGGTGCCGGCGCACCTTGGAAGCCTTGAG GGCCGCCGCCACCGACCCCAACACGGAACCCTCGCAGAGCGAGCAGATCGTCTGGGACGACCCCACGGCGCGGGAAGAGAGGGCCAAGCTGGCCGACAACATGCAGTGGCCCGGCAGTCCATCGCAGTactcgccgccgccgtccaaCCACAAGCGGGCGTTCAAGGACTCTGTGAGCGACTCGGATCTGTTGGAGAAAG CGGCTTCTGACGTCATCGAGCGGGAAATGGCCAAACACTTTGAAGAGGAGCCCCCAAACAAGGTGGTCACCCCAGACGTTCCCAAGAGCCCACCCCGATTCCAGCTGTCCTCGCTGGATAGTCAGGACCGCGTCCGTTACAGTCAACTCATCCAAGAGCTCG GTGGCGTCATCCTGGACACGCTATCTTTCGACCCCAGCTGCTCCCACATCATCGTCGGCAAGCCCATACGCAACGAGAAATACCTGGCCGCCATGGCGGCCGGCAAATGGATCCTCCACCGCTCCTACCTGGAGGCCTGCCGGGATCAGGGACACTTCCTACCG GAGGACGAGCACGAATGGGGGAGCAGCTCGGTCCTGGACACCCTGCCCTCCGTCAGCTCGCAGGAGAGGTGCTTGGCGTTGGCGGCCATGCGCTGGAGGAAATCCCTACGCGGTCCCTCGAAACACGGGgtacaaaaaaattcacatcCTGACTCACATGAACCACTTTTTTGAACTCGTTTAACCCCGCCCACTTTCCTCCAGGGAGCCTTCAGCGGTTGGACGGTGATGCTAAACATCGACCAGGGCCGTGAAGCCGGATTTCGCCGCTTACTGGAGTCGGGCGGGGCCACG GTGTTACCGAGCGCCTCGCGTTCCGCCTACGCCACGGCCACGCACCTGTTTGCCGATTTCGGCCGCCTACGTCCGGGAGACTTCCGGGTGGACGTGTCCGAGGCCTCCGCCCAGGGGGTGTCGTGTCTCAGGCCCGATTACATCGCTGACTACCTCATGCAG GAACCCATCCCTCCCACCACCCGCTACCTCCTGGAGGAAGACGTTGGCGGCGGAGGCGAGGCGGCGTCTTTACGTAAACGCAAAGGCTCGGGGCAAAGCTCGCGCCTGAAAAAGTCTCGCCTGCAGTGA
- the tmem108 gene encoding uncharacterized protein tmem108 — MKTSLQQVLRCQLLSVLALLALPPAWAQRDSVTMATEGSSSGSDWSTRATTVVLSTDTRGPPEDVFTQRATVTPADVANQTSRPVPTDAEGTSPSHPTRPDATNGEPQGARRTAASAGETRRSGFPFSSTTRDPRGADNSSETATSPSSRPLVCLSRVDMVWMVLAVAVPAATCSTLLTVCCMRRRKKSSSQENNLSYWNNAITMDYFSRHAVELPREIHALESEEHDSCLPPNGGDYGDYGVVLVNPFCQETLFINRDKASAT; from the exons ATGAAGACGAGCCTGCAGCAGGTTCTGCGCTGCCAACTGCTCA GTGTTTTGGCGTTGCTGGCGTTGCCGCCGGCTTGGGCGCAGCGGGACTCTGTCACCATGGCGACTGAAGGTTCCAGCAGCGGCAGCGACTGGTCCACCAGAGCGACCACCGTCGTTTTGTCCACCGACACCCGAGGCCCCCCGGAGGACGTGTTTACGCAACGTGCGACCGTCACCCCCGCGGACGTAGCCAACCAAACCTCCAGGCCCGTCCCGACCGACGCCGAGGGGACGTCCCCGTCGCATCCGACCCGCCCGGACGCCACGAACGGGGAGCCCCAGGGGGCGCGGCGGACCGCCGCCTCGGCCGGAGAGACGCGGCGGAGCGGCTTTCCTTTTTCCAGCACCACGCGGGATCCCCGAGGGGCGGACAACAGCTCGGAGACGGCCACCTCGCCGTCGTCCCGCCCGCTGGTTTGCTTGAGTCGCGTGGACATGGTGTGGATGGTCCTGGCCGTCGCCGTGCCCGCTGCCACCTGCT cCACACTGCTAACGGTGTGCTGCATGCGACGGAGGAAGAAGTCGTCCAGCCAGGAGAACAACCTGAGCTACTGGAACAACGCCATCACCATGGACTACTTTAGCCGACACGCCGTGGAGCTTCCGCGAGAGATTCACGCTTTGGAAAGCGAG gAGCACGACAGCTGCCTCCCGCCCAACGGCGGCGACTACGGCGACTACGGCGTGGTCTTGGTCAACCCCTTCTGCCAAGAGACCCTCTTCATCAACAGGGACAAAGCCTCGGCCACTTAG
- the pdss1 gene encoding all trans-polyprenyl-diphosphate synthase PDSS1 produces MAAPVWRICQKWAVGRAATQAGQAGRRDFSVSGPAALGVPPAWKSRRANEATPPFQSHQRQAWRWRKTHSDVRAKDPFALAHDDLSGLYDDIKKELFVSKKELKSLCDYYFDGKGKAIRPTIVVLMARAINVHSDRRGELLPGQRAVAMISEMIHTASLVHDDVIDGSDERRGKRTIHHLWGEKKAILAGDFILSAASAALARVGDIAVVKVLAQVMEDLVRGEFMQLSSKENQAERFKHYLDKSFKKTASLMANSCKAVSILVSADPEVHEMAYQYGRNVGIAFQLVDDVLDFTAGARQLGKPTAADLKLGLATGPVLLACQQFPELHAMIMRRFSRKGDVERAWNFVLQSDGVQQTKFLARHYCQEAVRHVGGLRASPERDALVSLAHMVLARDK; encoded by the exons ATGGCGGCCCCGGTGTGGCGGATATGCCAAAAGTGGGCAGTCGGCCGTGCCGCTACCCAAGCTGGACAAGCAGGCCGGCGAGACTTCTCCGTATCCGGACCCGCCGCGCTCGGGGTGCCGCCCGCCTGGAAGTCGCGGCGAGCAAACGAG GCAACGCCACCTTTCCAATCTCACCAAAG ACAGGCGTGGCGGTGGAGAAAGACGCACAGCGACGTCCGAGCAAAAGACCCCTTCGCGCTGGCCCACGACGACTTGAGCGGCTTATACGACGACATTAAAAAG GAACTGTTTGTATCCAAAAAGGAGCTCAAGTCTTTATGCGATTACTACTTTGACGGCAAGGGCAAAGCCATCCGTCCTACCATCGTGGTTCTGATGGCACGCGCCATCAATGTTCACAGCGACCGgcgagg CGAGCTGCTCCCCGGCCAGCGCGCCGTGGCCATGATTTCCGAGATGATCCACACGGCCAGCTTGGTGCACGATGACGTCATCGACGGCTCGGACGAGCGGCGGGGAAAGAGGACCATCCACCACCTGTGGGGTGAAAAAAAG GCCATCCTGGCGGGAGACTTCATCCTATCGGCCGCCTCGGCGGCGCTGGCCCGCGTGGGCGACATCGCCGTGGTCAAAGTATTGGCGCAAGTGATGGAGGACCTGGTGAGAGGCGAGTTCATGCAGCTGAGCTCCAAGGAGAACCAGGCGGAGCGCTTCAAGCACTACTTGGACAAAAGCTTCAAGAAGACGGCTAGCCTGATGGCCAACAGTTGCAAAGCA GTGTCCATCCTGGTCAGCGCGGACCCCGAGGTCCACGAGATGGCCTACCAGTACGGCAGGAACGTCGGCATCGCCTTTCAG TTGGTGGACGACGTCCTGGACTTCACGGCGGGGGCTAGACAGCTGGGCAAACCCACAGCCGCCGACCTCAAATTGGGATTAGCCACGGGGCCCGTCTTATTGGCTTGCCAACAG TTTCCGGAGCTCCACGCCATGATCATGAGACGTTTCAGCCGCAAAGGCGACGTGGAACGAGCGTGGAACTTTGTCTTACAG AGCGACGGGGTGCAGCAGACCAAGTTCCTGGCTCGCCATTACTGCCAGGAAGCGGTCCGCCACGTGGGTGGCCTGCGCGCCTCGCCCGAGAGGGACGCTCTGGTGTCTCTCGCCCACATGGTGCTCGCCCGAGACAagtga